The following coding sequences are from one Streptomyces sp. NBC_01485 window:
- a CDS encoding DEAD/DEAH box helicase, translated as MSRSARTNDRVRSQGEFAQPLTVTPALPAAATFGELDMPAELLTMLAGRGLTEPFPIQAATLPNSLAGRDVLGRGRTGSGKTLAFGLALLARTAGQRAESRKPLALILVPTRELAQQVDDALAPYAQSLKLRLATVVGGMSIGRQASALRAGAEVVVATPGRLADLIERKDCRLDRVKITVLDEADQMADMGFMPQVTELLDQVRPDGQRMLFSATLDRNIDLLVRTYLHDPVVHSVDPSAGTVTTMEHHVLEVHGADKYATATEIAARDGRVLMFLDTKHAVDQFTRHLLGSGVKAAALHGGKSQPQRTRTLAQFKDGHLTVLVATNVAARGIHIDALDLVVNVDPPADHKDYLHRGGRTARAGESGSVVTLVLPNQRKDMARLLSDAGIRAQITRVRSGEAELSRITGAQAPSGVPLNGSAPVAERPKRGGAPFRGMGTRPGQTGRAGGESRRAAELRQTAEARKAARVRRGA; from the coding sequence ATGAGCCGTTCAGCTCGCACGAATGACCGTGTCCGGTCACAGGGAGAGTTCGCGCAGCCGCTCACCGTCACGCCCGCCCTCCCCGCGGCCGCGACCTTCGGTGAGCTGGACATGCCCGCCGAGCTGCTGACGATGCTCGCCGGCCGTGGCCTGACCGAGCCGTTCCCGATCCAGGCCGCCACGCTGCCGAACTCCCTCGCAGGGCGCGACGTCCTGGGCCGTGGGCGCACCGGATCGGGCAAGACGCTTGCCTTCGGCCTGGCGCTCCTCGCCCGCACGGCAGGGCAGCGCGCCGAATCGCGCAAGCCGCTGGCCCTGATCCTCGTACCCACGCGCGAGCTGGCCCAGCAGGTCGACGACGCGCTCGCCCCTTATGCCCAGTCGCTGAAGCTGCGGCTGGCCACGGTGGTCGGCGGTATGTCGATCGGCCGGCAGGCCAGTGCACTGCGGGCCGGGGCCGAGGTGGTCGTCGCGACTCCGGGGCGGCTCGCGGATCTCATCGAGCGCAAGGACTGCCGTCTGGACCGGGTGAAGATCACCGTCCTGGACGAGGCCGACCAGATGGCCGACATGGGCTTCATGCCCCAGGTCACCGAACTGCTGGACCAGGTACGCCCCGACGGTCAGCGCATGCTGTTCTCGGCCACGCTGGACCGCAACATCGACCTCCTGGTCCGTACGTACCTGCATGACCCGGTGGTCCACTCGGTCGACCCGTCGGCGGGCACGGTCACCACGATGGAGCATCACGTGCTGGAGGTGCACGGCGCCGACAAGTACGCCACCGCCACCGAGATCGCCGCCCGCGACGGGCGCGTCCTCATGTTCCTGGACACCAAGCACGCCGTGGACCAGTTCACCCGGCACCTGCTGGGCAGCGGCGTGAAGGCGGCGGCGCTGCACGGCGGCAAGTCGCAGCCCCAGCGCACCCGCACCCTGGCCCAGTTCAAGGACGGCCATCTCACGGTCCTGGTGGCCACGAACGTCGCGGCCCGGGGCATCCACATCGACGCCCTCGACCTTGTCGTCAACGTCGATCCGCCCGCCGACCACAAGGACTACCTGCACCGCGGCGGCCGTACCGCCCGTGCCGGCGAGTCCGGGAGTGTCGTCACGCTGGTGCTGCCCAACCAGCGCAAGGACATGGCCCGTCTGCTGTCCGATGCGGGCATCCGGGCGCAGATCACGCGGGTCCGCTCCGGTGAGGCCGAGCTGAGCCGTATCACCGGCGCCCAGGCCCCCTCCGGTGTCCCCCTCAACGGAAGCGCGCCGGTCGCGGAGCGCCCCAAGCGCGGCGGTGCCCCCTTCCGCGGTATGGGCACCCGCCCGGGGCAGACCGGCCGCGCCGGTGGCGAGTCCCGCCGGGCTGCCGAACTCCGTCAGACGGCCGAGGCCCGCAAGGCCGCCCGCGTCCGTCGCGGCGCATAG
- a CDS encoding cold-shock protein, protein MATGTVKWFNAEKGFGFIEQDGGGPDVFAHYSNIAAQGFRELQEGQKVNFDVTQGQKGPQAENITPA, encoded by the coding sequence ATGGCTACTGGCACCGTCAAGTGGTTCAACGCGGAAAAGGGCTTCGGCTTCATCGAGCAGGACGGCGGCGGCCCCGACGTCTTCGCGCACTACTCGAACATCGCCGCGCAGGGCTTCCGTGAGCTCCAGGAAGGCCAGAAGGTGAACTTCGACGTCACGCAGGGCCAGAAGGGTCCCCAGGCGGAGAACATCACGCCTGCCTGA
- a CDS encoding DUF4177 domain-containing protein, whose amino-acid sequence MSNPHALEYKVVTFRESLIGDALDSDKLEKVLNKHAEDGWALKAITAADVKGRIGPGSVEGLLLTLERPRR is encoded by the coding sequence ATGAGCAACCCGCACGCACTCGAGTACAAGGTCGTCACCTTCCGCGAGTCACTGATCGGAGACGCACTGGACAGCGACAAGCTGGAGAAGGTTCTGAACAAGCACGCCGAGGACGGCTGGGCCCTCAAGGCGATCACGGCCGCCGACGTCAAGGGCCGTATCGGACCCGGTTCGGTCGAGGGCCTGCTCCTCACTCTGGAACGCCCGCGCCGCTGA